Below is a window of Deltaproteobacteria bacterium DNA.
TCTAGAGGACAAGACAATGCTTGGGACAAGACGGGACGGGACAAGAATCCCAACCCCTCAGCGTGCATTGCTGCGATAAAGGCAAGAGCATCCATCAGGGTGCCACCGCTTGGTATTTTTCGCTGCCCAATCCTTTCCAGCATCAGACGTGCATGGGTGTGCAAATCACTCCCGTGACGGACGGCGAGAAGCGCACCGAAGAAAGCACCTTGATTTGTCTTTGCTTCTTCTCGGGCTTGCCGCTCGAGATTACCGACTCGCTGCTCTTCTGGTATCTCGGCAAGATTGCCTAACCCTCGGGTACCAAAAGCATTCCAGGCATTGACAATGGCTTTCGCATCTTCTCTATCAAGTCCGGTAAGGCGTTCCTGCTGAAAGGTACATACACTTGCCCAGTTTTCCAGATTGGCTCTTGACGCTATCCAATCTGAATCCCGGGAGGCTAGTGAAAAGTGAACCCTTCCCTGGAGCTCAGCAGGAATTTTCTGGAGAATAGCGATAAGGTCTTTCGCGATAAGATCGGCCTCGTCCAACAACACTAACCAGCGATATTCCGCAACCAACAAAGGCGCGAGGGCATTCCACTCCATTGGGGCCGCATCGTCTGACCGTCGCAAGATACGCCATCCGCGTCTTTCCTTAGTCACCTCCCAAGCCGCTTGAAGCAGGGCTGTAGTTTTTCCTTCACAACTTGCAGCCAGCAAGATAGTGACGATAGGACGCGCAGATCCTTCTGCCTCTTGGAAATGCGAAGCAAGCGCTCCGACAATTCTTCGTCTGGGGATAGAAGTGGATAGGGCCATGGACCAACTAGGAACTGCACCGTTAAAAAATCTAATCGCCCTCTCTTCTTCTAGGGGTTTAATGTATTGGCTTAACACTTTGGGATCAAAGACACCCCATCCTGGAGGAGGATGTACATTTGGTAGTGCCGCATTTTTAACCAAATCTAGAGCACGCGACGTATCTGGAAGTGGATAAATCCACCAGTCTCCTTTTCGGTGATTTTCGTGAAAAGCATCGGTTGCAAGAATCCACGCCTGTTGATTGGGCTCCCACCTCCGAGGTTGAAGGCGTACTTCTTGTGCATCCAAGTCCAGCTCGGCCCAAACAAGACCATTACGCCACATTTCCCCATCTCGTGCCTGAAAAGCAGCACCGGATTGGATGGTTAGAAACTGATGGCCTCCACCATATGTTGGTTCCGCCCAGGCATCATGCAGATGACCATGCAGATACAAGACATGGCATTTCCCGAGAAGGCTCTTGAGTGATCTCTGCTCTGCTGGAATAAACCAGTCGATGGGATGATGCCCTAAAACGATACGAACTTTAGCCTCGCTAATATTATCCAGGACTCCTTCGAGCAAAGCTTTGCCAGGGGTAAGCTTCCGTTCGTCGTGACTGTCTTTACTCAGCCATGCTGTGTTGATGCCGGTAATTCCAATACTATTACCGTGGATATCGAGTAGGTGAGCAAAGGCTCCCTGCTCTTTAAGAAAATCTCCCTTGGTTGGACTACAGTCGTTTTCAACGAATGAATTGAATCGCGGGAATAGCATTTCACGAAGTTTTTTGCCTTCTTCGTTAGGATCGAAATAGCGACTTTTGGGGGCAGACATTTCTTCGCGGCTAAAAGCTTGATGATAGTCGCGGTCTGCATCGTGATTTCCGGGCACCGCAAAGGTCCGGGATGAGATATCACCGCCTATTACGTCCTGGAGAGGAGATACAAACTCAAGCCAAAATGTTTCGTAATCGCAGGCCTTCCCTTTGTCTGCTAAATCGCCGGTAAAGAATATAAAATCTGGGACAAAGCCTTCATTCTTTCTCCGGCGAATGTGTTCAATGATATAGTCGAACATTTTTCTGCCTGCATAGTCATCTTTCCCCACATGAAAATCTGATAAATGAAGCCAGCGTATTATTGAAGTCATCTTTTCGGAATACCTTGAAATAGTGTTAATAATGTCTAAATGTCACCTGGTTATCGAACCATTGATTAGCAAGTAGATTTGCCCTGATAAGAGCATATGCATAGGATTTTCGGGCAAATGTGCGTTGTGCCAATATCACCTAAATGTATAAAGCAAATAGAGCGAAACCGAAAAAATGAAAAGGGGTCAGGTCTGCTGTTGATCCTTGTTTGCCGTATCTTATTTCTCACGATCTCCGTTGTCCACTTAGATGAACACCACGTATTTTATCACCTAATGTCTCTGACATTTAATAGTCATAAGGTAAAACCGTTGCATGAATCCGTATCGATGCTACCCGACGCCTCAAGGTCACGGAGGGCCTGGACCAGGGGATTCAGGAATCTGTTGTATTTGGGTAGACGGTTGTGTTTTGCCATGTTGAAATCCCGATATTAGACGTCAGGCACCGCGAACCGGCCTATTCCGGAATTGAGTTTGGCCTGCAGAAGTTGAGATCTACGGATGTGGCTAAGTATTTTTACTCCCGACAGGGGCGGAAAAGGCTCCTGTCAGGAGACGGGTATGGGGTATTTGAGAGGGTGCTCCAGGACATGGCTCATGGCTGATGCCTTGGCCACATAGTCTGTCTTGATCCTGAAAAAACATGGGGAAGCGCCTCCGCAGCTTGCGCCGAGGACGTTCCCGGTTTACCGTTCACCCCATTCGCCATTAAACGGAATGGCCGGCTTCCCATATTTGGCTCTTCTCCAGGAGGAGTTTAGTTTTCCGGACGATTTGATTCTGCCTATACTGAAGTTCTGGCCGATGGTTGCGGTCATGGCCCGAACGGCTTCGCCGTTGATCTCCGGATATTCATAACCCACTTCCAGCCAGCCGCCGTTTTCGTCCATCTGACTGGAAAGCCATTTGGCCAGATTGTTGGCGTATCCTGTGGCCGCACCACCCACCATCTTCATGGCCATGATCGCGTAAGCCGTATCCTGGATATAGCCGTCAACGCCATTCCCTTTTCCTGCAACGGCAATAAGATCATAGAGCAATTCTATGACCTGATCATAATAGAGATCCGCGTACCCACACCCCACCAGGGCGCGGATCGCGCCGGCCAAGTTCAGGGCATACCAGCCGGTGTCACCATAGTAGAAATCATCCTCCGTATCGGCAAGGATGGCTGCCGCACCGTCTGCCCAATCAAAATCGCCTGAAAGATAAGCCGCCTCCAGAAAGAAGGCGATATCCCAGATGCTCGCACGATTGATGGACCGGAACAGTGCATCCATATTCCCTGGCGTGGCAAAATCAACGAAGGAGGTAATATTGAACCACTCCTGAACCGCCCGGTCCGCATACAGTTGATTTCCGGTTGCCTGCGCAAGGTGGTGAAGGAATACGACATCGGGTGCGGTTGTTCTTACGTGGTGTTGAATGCCTGTCGCGCCCGCACCAAGATGGGTTTGGATGAACTCAGCCGCCTTTACAGCAGCATCCAGGCAGACAGGGTC
It encodes the following:
- a CDS encoding metallophosphoesterase, whose product is MGKDDYAGRKMFDYIIEHIRRRKNEGFVPDFIFFTGDLADKGKACDYETFWLEFVSPLQDVIGGDISSRTFAVPGNHDADRDYHQAFSREEMSAPKSRYFDPNEEGKKLREMLFPRFNSFVENDCSPTKGDFLKEQGAFAHLLDIHGNSIGITGINTAWLSKDSHDERKLTPGKALLEGVLDNISEAKVRIVLGHHPIDWFIPAEQRSLKSLLGKCHVLYLHGHLHDAWAEPTYGGGHQFLTIQSGAAFQARDGEMWRNGLVWAELDLDAQEVRLQPRRWEPNQQAWILATDAFHENHRKGDWWIYPLPDTSRALDLVKNAALPNVHPPPGWGVFDPKVLSQYIKPLEEERAIRFFNGAVPSWSMALSTSIPRRRIVGALASHFQEAEGSARPIVTILLAASCEGKTTALLQAAWEVTKERRGWRILRRSDDAAPMEWNALAPLLVAEYRWLVLLDEADLIAKDLIAILQKIPAELQGRVHFSLASRDSDWIASRANLENWASVCTFQQERLTGLDREDAKAIVNAWNAFGTRGLGNLAEIPEEQRVGNLERQAREEAKTNQGAFFGALLAVRHGSDLHTHARLMLERIGQRKIPSGGTLMDALAFIAAMHAEGLGFLSRPVLSQALSCPLEKLHRHVLAPLGQEAAATGTSLFIFTRHRRIATALITVLENDFATDLGALFTTLGRSAINTFKDGNRVPQLAGWRYSLPEHFFNSDRKELALDIARAVLSCEPGNPMTLTNLANLYRKADDPELAVRLFREALDILEQKERGFYYEWATAEGSCGDQMAANLLAAYSISDNCPDQGQVDNDRAKISLAGLGVSFGELFTSYHETAFRDARAATAVLGLQLHLDQETKGYFQKHLQEAIAGGATAPDLDTSFNLFREGVIAAEAIGVDAEVSSALPPATSLTYDGLRRLIFASMSVLR